The Candidatus Polarisedimenticolia bacterium genome window below encodes:
- a CDS encoding sulfatase, with product MTRAARLAVACLPVVLVACGKPFDPAHEDIVLVVVDTLRADHLGVYGYSRATSPRLDALARQATVFDAAWSAAPWTLPSVMSIMTSRYPSSHRVENDGMRLASDVPILAETLKRAGYATGGFVAHVYVSSTFGFGRGFEVFDDFGLSRPGYRLEAGMEPTADRVTDAALAWLERQGRRPVLLLVHYFDPHWPYDPPERYRALFPNAYAGPHDAGYDSISRYLDPLVTIPEDYRSFLIDRYDGEIRFVDDQIGRLLDGLAAAGRAPRSWVIVTADHGEEFKDHGSMGHGRRLYEEAVHVPLIIGRPAPPAGGGTDSARVEDAPPAGARRVSVPVGGIDLFPTIAELAGVPAPAGLQGASLVPPLPARPDGPGGSGPAPDRPLVSETIRLNAHLKAVRRETLKLIQSMDENRAELYDLAADPLERRDLATARPEERRALAQALFSQVDFLSGGWNVRWSSDGRRRNFQGQLKTRGVFRTIVPLFRDRGKYVLESDHTLNFSDAGQSGASGLAFTVAPDDSPVEFYLLIDGRPALDRIFLGGNAMNPKVMPFELEGKPTQEAAFRKPARADGRDLGFFLWRLPPAAPDQAIVLDDEIRERLRSLGYIN from the coding sequence ATGACGAGGGCGGCGCGTCTGGCGGTGGCGTGCCTGCCTGTCGTCCTCGTCGCCTGCGGCAAGCCGTTCGATCCCGCGCATGAGGACATCGTCCTCGTCGTCGTCGACACGCTGCGCGCCGACCACCTGGGGGTCTACGGGTATTCGCGCGCCACCTCGCCCCGCCTGGACGCCCTGGCGCGGCAGGCGACGGTCTTCGACGCCGCCTGGTCGGCCGCGCCCTGGACCCTTCCGTCGGTCATGTCGATCATGACGTCGCGCTACCCCTCCAGCCACAGGGTCGAGAACGACGGGATGAGGCTGGCGTCGGACGTGCCGATCCTGGCCGAGACCTTGAAGCGCGCCGGCTACGCCACCGGGGGGTTCGTCGCGCACGTGTACGTGTCGTCGACCTTCGGCTTCGGGCGGGGCTTCGAGGTGTTCGACGACTTCGGGCTGTCGCGTCCCGGCTATCGCCTCGAGGCCGGCATGGAGCCGACCGCGGACAGGGTGACCGATGCCGCGCTCGCCTGGCTCGAGCGGCAGGGCAGGAGGCCGGTGCTGCTCCTCGTGCATTATTTCGATCCGCACTGGCCGTACGATCCTCCCGAGCGCTATCGCGCCCTCTTCCCGAACGCCTACGCCGGTCCCCACGACGCCGGCTACGATTCGATCTCCAGGTACCTCGATCCGCTGGTGACGATCCCGGAGGACTACCGGTCCTTCCTGATCGACCGGTACGACGGGGAGATCCGCTTCGTGGACGATCAGATCGGCCGTCTGCTCGACGGCCTCGCCGCCGCCGGCCGCGCGCCGCGCTCCTGGGTGATCGTGACGGCGGATCACGGGGAGGAATTCAAGGACCACGGCTCGATGGGGCACGGCCGGAGGCTCTACGAGGAGGCGGTGCACGTGCCGCTGATCATCGGCCGCCCGGCGCCACCGGCCGGAGGGGGGACCGATTCCGCCCGGGTGGAGGACGCGCCGCCCGCCGGCGCGCGACGGGTGTCGGTGCCGGTCGGCGGCATCGATCTCTTCCCCACGATCGCGGAGCTCGCCGGCGTGCCGGCCCCCGCGGGGCTGCAGGGCGCGAGCCTGGTCCCCCCTTTGCCCGCCCGGCCAGATGGGCCGGGAGGCTCCGGGCCGGCGCCCGATCGCCCGCTGGTCTCGGAGACCATCCGCCTCAACGCCCACCTGAAGGCGGTGCGCCGCGAGACGCTGAAGCTCATCCAGTCGATGGACGAGAACCGCGCCGAGCTCTACGACCTCGCGGCGGATCCGCTCGAACGCCGCGACCTCGCTACGGCGCGGCCGGAGGAGAGGCGCGCCCTGGCGCAGGCGCTCTTCTCGCAGGTCGATTTCCTGTCCGGCGGATGGAACGTGCGCTGGAGCAGCGACGGCCGCAGGCGCAACTTCCAGGGGCAGCTCAAGACGCGCGGCGTCTTCCGGACCATCGTGCCGCTGTTCCGCGATCGCGGCAAGTACGTCCTCGAGTCGGACCACACGCTGAACTTCTCGGACGCCGGGCAGTCCGGAGCCAGCGGCCTGGCGTTCACCGTCGCCCCGGACGATTCGCCGGTCGAGTTCTATCTGTTGATCGACGGGCGGCCGGCCCTCGATCGCATCTTCCTGGGAGGGAACGCGATGAACCCGAAAGTCATGCCGTTCGAGCTGGAGGGGAAGCCGACGCAGGAGGCGGCGTTCCGGAAGCCGGCGCGGGCCGACGGCCGCGACCTCGGCTTTTTTCTCTGGCGCCTCCCGCCGGCCGCCCCCGACCAGGCGATTGTCCTGGACGATGAAATCCGGGAGCGACTAAGATCCCTCGGCTACATCAACTGA
- a CDS encoding dihydroorotase, protein MLVKGGRVIDPATQTDAIMDLLLVDGRVAERRPSGHAKGGVPAGTTIVDARSRWVCPGLVDMHVHLREPGGEHKETIETGTKAAAAGGFTSIACMPNTDPWNDSLSVTEYIVAEARRRGVVNVYPIGCVSKGGRGEELAEIGDMVRSGAVAVSDDGRPVGNSYLLRMAMEYTKIFGIPLIDHCEDSMLSASGVMNEGYYSTVLGLKGIPKAAEEVAVGTDLAVAGLTGGRLHIAHLSTRGSLDKVRQARRDGLQVTCEVTPHHLVLTDQAVADSDFDANTKMNPPLRGEEDRQALIEGLRDGTIDAIASDHAPHHQDEKLVEFDEAPFGIAGLETSVALVMDRFVRPGVVAPARFVELMSLNPARILGLRKGTLAIGADADVTIIDPDAERTVDVTRLLSKSRNTPFHGWTLRGWPVATIVGGRLVHEHLSAATR, encoded by the coding sequence TTGCTGGTTAAAGGCGGCCGGGTGATCGACCCGGCCACGCAGACCGACGCGATCATGGACCTGCTCCTGGTCGACGGCCGCGTCGCGGAACGGCGGCCTTCCGGCCACGCCAAGGGCGGCGTGCCGGCCGGAACGACGATCGTGGACGCCCGCTCCCGCTGGGTCTGCCCCGGCCTCGTCGACATGCACGTGCACCTCAGAGAGCCGGGCGGAGAGCACAAGGAGACGATCGAGACCGGGACGAAGGCGGCGGCCGCCGGCGGCTTCACGTCGATCGCCTGCATGCCGAACACCGACCCATGGAACGACTCCCTGTCGGTGACCGAGTACATCGTGGCGGAGGCGCGTCGGCGGGGGGTGGTGAACGTCTATCCCATCGGCTGCGTCAGCAAGGGAGGGCGCGGCGAGGAGCTGGCGGAGATCGGCGACATGGTGCGCTCGGGGGCCGTGGCCGTGTCGGACGACGGCCGCCCGGTGGGGAACAGCTACCTGCTGCGCATGGCGATGGAGTACACGAAGATCTTCGGCATTCCGCTCATCGACCACTGCGAAGACTCGATGCTGAGCGCTTCGGGAGTCATGAACGAAGGGTACTACTCGACGGTCCTGGGCCTGAAGGGGATTCCGAAGGCGGCCGAGGAGGTCGCGGTCGGCACCGATCTCGCCGTCGCCGGCCTCACCGGAGGACGGCTGCACATCGCGCACCTGAGCACGCGGGGCAGCCTCGACAAGGTGCGGCAGGCCCGGCGCGACGGCCTCCAGGTGACCTGCGAGGTGACGCCGCACCACCTCGTCCTGACCGACCAGGCGGTGGCCGACTCGGATTTCGACGCGAACACCAAGATGAACCCCCCGCTGCGCGGCGAGGAGGACCGTCAGGCGCTGATCGAAGGGCTCAGGGACGGCACGATCGACGCCATCGCCTCCGACCACGCGCCGCACCACCAGGACGAGAAGCTCGTGGAGTTCGACGAAGCCCCCTTCGGGATCGCCGGGCTCGAGACCTCGGTCGCGCTCGTCATGGACCGCTTCGTGCGCCCGGGCGTCGTCGCACCGGCGCGCTTCGTCGAGCTCATGTCCCTCAACCCGGCGCGCATCCTCGGGCTCCGCAAGGGGACGCTGGCGATCGGAGCCGATGCGGACGTGACGATCATCGACCCGGACGCGGAGCGCACGGTGGACGTCACCCGGCTCCTCTCGAAATCCCGCAACACGCCCTTCCACGGCTGGACGCTGCGCGGCTGGCCGGTCGCCACCATCGTCGGCGGACGCCTCGTCCACGAGCACCTCTCCGCCGCGACCCGCTGA
- a CDS encoding aspartate carbamoyltransferase catalytic subunit gives MSGMQEEPRLHATGRKGAAPGARAGSGTRPAARRPVPPRPDAPDRAPAARVEAKAARRESDRPLLALEHRHLLGILGLTSDEITLILDTARSFAEVSTRTVKKVPTLRGKTVVNFFMEPSTRTRSSFEIAEKRLSADTLNFSLSGSSLAKGETLLDTARNLEAMAPDMIVIRHQASGAPHFLARHCRSNIINAGDGWHEHPTQALLDAFTIREKKGRLKGLRVAIVGDLMHSRVLRSNLFLLKTMGADVVVCAPPTLTPVELSRLGARVTFRIDEALEGADVIMMLRIQRERQQGGAFPTAREYYNLYGLTAERARRARPDVIIMHPGPMNRGVEIDSAVADGPYSVILEQVTNGVAVRMAVLYLLAGGTLGGIAG, from the coding sequence ATGAGCGGCATGCAGGAGGAGCCGAGGCTGCACGCGACGGGACGGAAAGGCGCGGCACCGGGGGCGCGCGCCGGCTCGGGCACGCGGCCGGCGGCGCGCCGGCCGGTTCCACCCAGGCCGGACGCTCCCGACAGGGCGCCCGCCGCCCGGGTCGAGGCGAAGGCCGCCCGTCGCGAGTCCGATCGGCCGCTTCTCGCCCTCGAGCACCGCCACCTGCTGGGCATCCTGGGACTGACGTCGGACGAGATCACGCTCATCCTGGACACGGCGCGCTCCTTCGCCGAGGTCTCGACCCGCACGGTGAAGAAGGTCCCGACGCTGCGCGGGAAGACCGTCGTCAACTTCTTCATGGAGCCGTCGACCCGCACCCGCTCGTCGTTCGAGATCGCCGAGAAGCGGTTGTCGGCCGACACGCTCAACTTCTCGCTGTCCGGCTCGAGCCTCGCGAAGGGGGAGACCCTGCTCGACACGGCGCGCAACCTCGAGGCGATGGCCCCGGACATGATCGTCATCCGGCACCAGGCCTCCGGGGCGCCGCATTTCCTGGCGCGGCACTGCCGCTCGAACATCATCAACGCGGGGGACGGGTGGCACGAGCACCCCACCCAGGCGCTCCTCGACGCCTTCACGATCCGGGAGAAGAAGGGGCGGCTCAAGGGGCTGCGCGTGGCGATCGTCGGCGATCTGATGCACAGCCGCGTCCTGCGGAGCAATCTCTTCCTCTTGAAGACCATGGGCGCCGACGTCGTCGTCTGCGCTCCGCCGACGCTCACCCCGGTCGAGCTGTCGCGCCTGGGGGCCCGGGTGACCTTCCGGATCGACGAGGCGCTCGAGGGAGCCGACGTGATCATGATGCTGCGCATCCAGAGGGAGCGCCAGCAGGGCGGGGCGTTCCCCACGGCGCGCGAGTACTACAACCTCTACGGGCTGACGGCCGAGCGCGCCCGGCGCGCCCGGCCGGACGTGATCATCATGCATCCGGGCCCGATGAACCGTGGCGTCGAGATCGACAGCGCCGTCGCCGACGGGCCCTACTCGGTCATCCTCGAGCAGGTCACGAACGGCGTGGCCGTGCGGATGGCCGTCCTCTATCTGCTGGCGGGAGGGACCCTTGGCGGGATTGCTGGTTAA
- the pyrR gene encoding bifunctional pyr operon transcriptional regulator/uracil phosphoribosyltransferase PyrR yields MTDPKSQRVMDAEKIDRSLTRIAHEIVERHRDVGRLVLVGIRTRGVPLSQRLQRKIAAIEGKELPLGILDINLYRDDITSVGPSAILKETIIHFPIDDRRVILADDVLFTGRTIRAALDGLMDFGRPKSIELAVLVDRGHRELPIRADYVGKNVPTSLEEMVQVLLKEEDGRDEVLIVKRPEKKESRRTAVKVPARAAR; encoded by the coding sequence ATGACTGATCCGAAGAGCCAGAGGGTCATGGACGCGGAAAAGATCGACCGGTCCCTGACCCGGATCGCGCACGAAATCGTCGAGCGCCATCGCGACGTCGGGCGGCTCGTCCTGGTCGGCATCCGCACGCGCGGCGTCCCTCTCTCCCAGAGGCTGCAGAGGAAGATCGCCGCCATCGAGGGGAAGGAGCTGCCCCTCGGCATCCTCGACATCAACCTGTATCGCGACGACATCACCTCGGTGGGACCCTCCGCCATCCTCAAGGAGACCATCATCCATTTCCCGATCGACGATCGGCGGGTCATCCTGGCGGACGACGTGCTGTTCACCGGGAGGACGATTCGCGCGGCGCTCGACGGCCTCATGGACTTCGGCCGGCCGAAGAGCATCGAGCTGGCGGTCCTGGTCGACCGGGGGCATCGCGAGCTGCCGATCCGCGCGGACTATGTCGGCAAGAACGTCCCGACCAGCCTGGAGGAGATGGTCCAGGTCCTGCTCAAGGAGGAGGATGGACGGGACGAGGTCCTGATCGTGAAACGGCCCGAGAAGAAGGAGAGCCGCAGGACCGCGGTCAAGGTGCCCGCGCGGGCGGCGCGATGA
- a CDS encoding alkaline phosphatase family protein, which translates to MPVLPSTGVTFPKLVVHASVAGLYGGLVVALLLALGNPGAALRGGAGVSLLVVIAGFAIATGLFWPLLYAGLRFFARHPLRLPWLSLRYIVGFHAVNTAAILTAGWVMLSDNRAALGPRDAERLASACLWLSLAWLVAAAITIVPRLRRRAWMQAAAGATAVVALVMAASGGIPAPAAEALVTGSLSPPPGGAPGAGPPPEGMGPIPRASSELRSQGPGGAAPAPRRDAAAHRLLLLNFDGADLDSILTMHAQGRLPAFSHIIREGASGRLVSLRPCVAPVTRASLATGMLPYRHGVRSSRAVSVLRRDPWLEVTPPGIGFEVLLAPVLARRFLGVSDRTTPALWEIGGRMGFAMASDGWDTDLDTASRAVPGTGPKWFADLLDPEALRLQEAESRALVAEVARAAAADEEVIGAMRRAREGDDRRIAAFSFPGLDRVAHVFLRYARPAEFGNVSERDIDLFGPVLERYYQRIDAIVGESLAQGPGDTLVLVTSTHGIEPMTLGARFLKEMTRGGPWSGVHDRGPSGFLFALGPNVRRGQQFGKGSLADVVPSALYALGLPVARDSDGTILTGLFSEAYTASHPVTVVGSYGKAR; encoded by the coding sequence GTGCCTGTGCTACCATCGACCGGCGTGACCTTCCCGAAGCTGGTCGTCCACGCGTCCGTGGCCGGGCTGTACGGCGGTCTCGTCGTGGCCCTTCTGCTCGCGCTCGGCAACCCCGGAGCCGCCTTGCGGGGCGGCGCCGGCGTCAGCCTCCTCGTCGTGATCGCCGGGTTCGCGATCGCGACCGGTCTCTTCTGGCCGCTTCTCTACGCCGGGCTGCGCTTTTTCGCCCGCCATCCGCTGCGCCTTCCGTGGCTGAGCCTCAGGTACATCGTGGGATTTCACGCCGTCAACACGGCCGCGATCCTGACGGCGGGCTGGGTCATGCTTTCGGACAACCGGGCGGCCCTCGGACCCCGGGATGCCGAGAGGCTGGCGAGCGCGTGCCTGTGGCTCAGCCTGGCCTGGCTCGTCGCCGCCGCGATCACGATCGTGCCGCGTCTCAGGCGCCGCGCCTGGATGCAGGCGGCCGCCGGCGCCACCGCCGTGGTTGCCCTGGTCATGGCCGCCTCCGGCGGAATCCCGGCGCCCGCCGCGGAGGCGCTCGTGACCGGATCGCTGTCGCCGCCGCCCGGCGGCGCGCCGGGCGCCGGCCCGCCCCCGGAGGGCATGGGCCCGATCCCGCGCGCATCCTCCGAGCTCCGTTCGCAAGGACCAGGCGGTGCGGCCCCGGCCCCGCGGCGCGATGCCGCCGCACACCGGCTCCTCCTGTTGAATTTCGATGGGGCCGATCTCGACAGCATTCTGACGATGCATGCGCAGGGGAGGCTCCCGGCCTTCTCCCATATCATTCGGGAGGGCGCCAGCGGGCGACTCGTGTCGCTCCGGCCCTGCGTGGCACCGGTCACGCGCGCGTCTCTGGCCACCGGCATGCTGCCGTACCGGCATGGCGTGCGCTCCAGCCGGGCCGTGAGCGTCCTGCGCCGCGATCCGTGGCTGGAAGTGACCCCGCCCGGGATCGGATTCGAGGTCCTCCTGGCCCCGGTCCTGGCCCGCCGATTTCTGGGAGTCTCCGACCGGACCACGCCGGCGCTGTGGGAGATCGGCGGTCGCATGGGGTTCGCCATGGCCAGCGACGGCTGGGACACCGACCTCGATACGGCGTCCCGGGCGGTGCCGGGGACCGGCCCGAAGTGGTTCGCCGATCTCCTCGACCCGGAGGCCCTGCGTCTCCAGGAAGCGGAGTCGAGGGCCCTCGTGGCCGAGGTCGCCCGGGCGGCCGCCGCCGACGAGGAGGTGATTGGCGCGATGCGCCGGGCCCGCGAAGGGGACGATCGGCGGATCGCCGCGTTCTCGTTCCCCGGGCTCGACCGGGTGGCGCACGTCTTCCTGCGCTACGCCCGGCCCGCCGAATTCGGCAACGTCTCCGAACGGGACATCGACCTGTTCGGCCCGGTCCTCGAGCGCTATTACCAGAGAATCGACGCCATCGTCGGAGAATCCCTGGCGCAGGGCCCCGGCGACACCCTGGTTCTCGTCACCTCGACGCACGGGATCGAGCCGATGACACTGGGCGCGCGGTTCCTCAAGGAGATGACGCGCGGCGGTCCCTGGTCCGGGGTCCACGATCGCGGTCCCTCGGGGTTCCTGTTCGCGCTCGGGCCGAACGTCCGGCGCGGCCAGCAGTTCGGGAAGGGCTCGCTCGCCGACGTCGTGCCAAGCGCCCTGTACGCCCTCGGCCTGCCGGTGGCGAGGGACTCCGACGGCACCATCCTGACCGGCCTGTTCAGCGAGGCGTACACCGCTTCCCATCCGGTGACGGTGGTCGGCAGCTACGGCAAGGCCCGCTGA
- a CDS encoding dihydroorotate dehydrogenase electron transfer subunit, whose amino-acid sequence MPSDSPAPVVRHEALNRDHFLLTLESARIAREARAGQFVMIQTRAGSDPLLRRPMSIYRVLPGRRGLIQILYKVVGTGTRYLSQQPRGALLGTLGPLGNGFRLPEPGTRPVLVAGGIGIAIFPFLAEALRKGRGPSPVLLYGGRSKRDLVALDFFRSRRIPVRLATEDGSTGTRGFVTRLLETLLAARKAADHLELFVCGPTPMLKAVGAVATGAGVACQLALESQMPCGIGVCLGCVVPCPGDARGPLFRRVCTEGPIFRASEVAL is encoded by the coding sequence ATGCCGTCCGATTCCCCGGCCCCGGTGGTCCGCCACGAAGCCCTGAACCGGGATCATTTCCTCCTGACTCTCGAATCGGCCCGAATCGCGCGCGAGGCCCGCGCCGGCCAGTTCGTGATGATCCAGACGCGTGCGGGATCGGATCCCCTCCTGCGCCGCCCGATGAGCATCTACCGCGTTCTCCCCGGGCGCCGCGGGCTGATCCAGATCCTCTACAAGGTCGTGGGGACGGGGACGCGCTACCTGTCGCAGCAGCCGAGAGGGGCCCTCCTCGGGACCCTGGGCCCGCTCGGCAACGGGTTCCGCCTGCCGGAGCCCGGGACCCGCCCGGTCCTGGTGGCCGGAGGGATCGGGATCGCCATCTTCCCTTTTCTGGCGGAGGCGCTCCGGAAGGGGCGCGGCCCGTCGCCGGTGCTCCTGTACGGGGGGCGGTCGAAGCGGGACCTGGTGGCGCTGGACTTCTTCCGCTCGCGGCGGATCCCGGTGCGGCTGGCGACCGAGGACGGGAGCACCGGGACCCGGGGGTTCGTCACCCGGCTCCTCGAGACTCTGCTCGCCGCAAGGAAGGCCGCGGATCACCTGGAGCTGTTCGTCTGCGGCCCGACGCCGATGTTGAAGGCGGTCGGGGCCGTGGCGACCGGGGCGGGGGTCGCCTGCCAGCTCGCCCTCGAGTCCCAGATGCCGTGCGGCATCGGCGTCTGCCTCGGCTGCGTCGTCCCCTGCCCGGGGGATGCACGGGGACCGCTGTTCCGCCGCGTGTGCACCGAGGGGCCCATCTTCCGCGCCTCCGAGGTGGCGCTGTGA
- a CDS encoding dihydroorotate dehydrogenase, giving the protein MTPARRSDGATDLRVQLGPLRLKNPVVAASGTFGYGAEFRPYLDLNDLGGFVTKGLSLLPRRGNAPPRTCETASGMLNAIGLANVGVEAFLAEKLPALRGCGTAVIANVFGETQDEYVAVARRLNGAPGLDAIELNLSCPNTEKGGLAFGVSPPVIREVVGAVRRAAPDLPLIVKLTPNITDVAVAATAAKEGGADILSLVNTFLGMAIDLKTRRPVLDNVVGGLSGPAIKPLALYMVQRVRSAVDLPIMGMGGIANCRDALEFIVAGSAAVQVGTLNFVDPGATTRLVREIDAWCRGEGVRAVRDLTGTLRLPAGTTPGPAAV; this is encoded by the coding sequence GTGACCCCGGCGCGCCGATCCGACGGCGCGACCGACCTGCGGGTGCAGCTCGGGCCGCTGCGCCTGAAGAACCCGGTGGTGGCGGCGAGCGGCACCTTCGGCTACGGCGCGGAGTTCCGGCCGTACCTCGATCTGAACGATCTCGGCGGCTTCGTCACCAAGGGGCTCTCCCTTCTGCCGCGCCGCGGCAACGCGCCGCCGCGCACCTGCGAGACCGCGTCCGGCATGCTGAACGCCATCGGCCTGGCCAATGTCGGGGTCGAGGCGTTCCTGGCGGAGAAGCTCCCCGCGCTGCGCGGCTGCGGCACGGCGGTGATCGCCAACGTGTTCGGCGAAACGCAGGACGAGTACGTCGCCGTGGCGCGGCGGCTCAACGGCGCCCCCGGACTCGACGCCATCGAGCTCAATCTCTCCTGCCCCAACACCGAAAAGGGCGGCCTCGCCTTCGGTGTGTCGCCGCCGGTCATCCGCGAGGTCGTCGGGGCGGTGCGCCGCGCCGCGCCCGATCTTCCGCTGATCGTGAAGCTGACCCCCAACATCACCGACGTGGCGGTCGCGGCGACGGCCGCGAAGGAGGGGGGCGCGGACATCCTGTCGCTGGTGAACACCTTCCTCGGCATGGCCATCGATCTGAAGACACGGCGGCCGGTGCTCGACAACGTCGTCGGAGGACTGTCCGGACCCGCCATCAAGCCCCTGGCCCTTTACATGGTGCAGCGCGTGCGCTCCGCGGTCGACCTGCCGATCATGGGCATGGGGGGCATCGCGAACTGCCGGGATGCCCTGGAGTTCATCGTGGCGGGAAGCGCGGCCGTGCAGGTGGGCACTCTGAACTTCGTCGATCCGGGTGCGACGACGCGACTGGTGCGGGAGATCGACGCCTGGTGCCGCGGCGAAGGGGTGCGCGCCGTGCGGGACCTGACCGGGACCCTGAGGCTTCCGGCAGGGACCACGCCCGGACCGGCCGCGGTCTGA
- a CDS encoding thioredoxin family protein, whose product MNAGARNVMLLAGGAVLVVAVLGAYALHRAPTGEADVRIIAHGERVDLERHTVPGKYTVFDFYAVWCPPCRALSPALEKLAARNPGTLAIRKVDIVDWTMPVAEQHGIEELPFLVLFDKAGNRLADGEKVFDELNTLYGDAALDVGRATEKPAATSM is encoded by the coding sequence ATGAATGCGGGCGCGCGGAACGTGATGCTCCTGGCCGGCGGGGCGGTGCTCGTCGTGGCGGTGCTCGGAGCGTACGCGCTCCACCGGGCCCCGACGGGCGAGGCCGATGTGCGGATCATCGCCCACGGTGAACGGGTCGACCTCGAGCGGCACACCGTCCCGGGGAAGTACACCGTCTTCGACTTCTACGCGGTGTGGTGCCCGCCGTGCCGCGCGCTCAGCCCGGCGCTCGAGAAGCTGGCGGCGAGGAACCCGGGGACGCTCGCGATCCGCAAGGTCGACATCGTCGATTGGACGATGCCGGTGGCGGAGCAGCACGGCATCGAGGAGCTGCCGTTTCTGGTGCTGTTCGACAAGGCCGGGAACAGGCTGGCCGACGGTGAGAAGGTCTTCGACGAGCTGAACACCCTCTACGGCGACGCCGCGCTGGACGTCGGCCGCGCCACCGAGAAGCCCGCGGCCACATCGATGTGA
- the pyrF gene encoding orotidine-5'-phosphate decarboxylase produces the protein MPAADRLIVALDVNSRENALSLVAALRPKVQRFKIGVELFTACGPPLVREILEKGGQIFLDLKFHDIPNTVARAAVAAARLGVGMFTIHLSGGAMMARRSVDELEAHCQVYRVPRPKVLGVTVLTSLSAEDMEQLGIGRSIEDQVVTLAGLGKAAGLDGIVCSPREARIIRESCGRDFLIVTPGIRLEGGDTDDQSRTLTPRAAIEAGADYLVVGRPIVKSDDPLEAAESILLQMDGA, from the coding sequence ATGCCGGCCGCTGACCGACTCATCGTCGCCCTGGATGTGAATTCTCGCGAGAACGCCCTGTCTCTGGTCGCGGCGCTCCGCCCCAAGGTGCAGAGATTCAAGATTGGCGTCGAGCTCTTCACCGCCTGCGGCCCCCCGCTGGTCCGCGAGATCCTGGAGAAGGGCGGCCAGATTTTTCTCGACCTCAAGTTCCACGACATACCGAACACGGTGGCGCGCGCAGCCGTCGCCGCGGCACGGCTGGGGGTCGGCATGTTCACCATCCATCTCTCCGGCGGCGCGATGATGGCGCGGCGCTCGGTGGATGAGCTGGAGGCGCACTGCCAGGTGTACCGCGTGCCGCGCCCCAAGGTGCTGGGGGTCACCGTTCTCACCAGCCTCTCCGCGGAGGACATGGAGCAGCTCGGCATCGGCCGATCCATCGAGGATCAGGTGGTGACTCTGGCCGGCCTCGGCAAGGCCGCCGGGCTCGATGGCATCGTCTGCTCGCCGCGCGAGGCGAGGATCATCCGCGAGTCCTGCGGCCGCGACTTCCTGATCGTCACCCCGGGCATCAGGCTCGAGGGGGGGGACACGGACGACCAGTCGCGCACGCTCACTCCCCGGGCGGCCATCGAGGCCGGCGCCGATTACCTCGTGGTCGGCCGCCCGATCGTCAAATCGGACGATCCCCTCGAGGCGGCGGAGTCGATTCTCCTGCAGATGGACGGGGCATGA